The genomic stretch CATTGTAAATAGATAACAACCACTGATGTTCAGCTATTTAGTTGTATTGCTCGACATAGGGTTTGTTCTGGTCAATCAGCAGGTATTCCTGAAGGGTGGGAATCTGCCGATAATCAAGGAATTTAGCGCCCCGGTCGCGTTCCTCAGTCGAGTCGGATAACACTTCTGCAATCAGTAATGGCTCCATGACGGTATCTCGACGGCCCTCCAAAAGGGGTACGGGTTTGGGAGTAATCATCACATCAGGATAATAAAAGGATTGGGTTTGGGGAATCCATAACCGCTGGTCGGTGATGAAGACCTGAAAGGGTTGACCCTTAAGCGCTAGTCTTAGAAGGGAATATAAGCTTCCTGCCAATTCATTGTGGGTTGTTGTGCCGCCCGCCATTGGGATTAAATCTCCTTGACGATATTCGTGCCGGAGTTCGGACGCCACTTCTTGGGCGAGATATTCGTCGGGCGTCAGCTTTTTTTCTAGGACGGTGCTCATGGTCACTTAGGAACCCAATCGGGATGACAGGATTTGAACCTGCGGCCCTCTGCTCCCAA from Pseudanabaenaceae cyanobacterium SKYG29 encodes the following:
- a CDS encoding Uma2 family endonuclease, coding for MSTVLEKKLTPDEYLAQEVASELRHEYRQGDLIPMAGGTTTHNELAGSLYSLLRLALKGQPFQVFITDQRLWIPQTQSFYYPDVMITPKPVPLLEGRRDTVMEPLLIAEVLSDSTEERDRGAKFLDYRQIPTLQEYLLIDQNKPYVEQYN